One Bythopirellula goksoeyrii genomic window, CTTTGGTAGCGAGAAGTTGATTGCGAAAATCTTCCAGGTCACCCTTGGCGATGCGTTGTTCACTTCTCAACTGCGATAGTGCCTGCTCATTGTCATCTTCCCATTCAGAGAGAAGGCTTTTTGCTGGGCGCTGAGAGATTATTTGGTGCCGTCGCTTCCAGATCTCTTGAGAATCAACGAGTCGGTCGAGTGCGGTTTTTAAGATCTCCTCACGTTTATCGAGATTGCTACGGCCCAAATGGTAGGCATGCAATTCTTCTTGTAGCATAGATTTGTCACCCGTAGAGGCGTCCAATTGCCGTTGGGTGCTCATCCACTGCTCTTCTAGATATTTGCGGCGAGTATCGTTGCCTTTCATTTCGGCTAAGGAATTCTTCAATTCATTTGCCTGCTCAGCCAACTTTGCCAGTTGTGCATTCAATTCGACCTGATCGAATCGTGCATTGTCGTTTAGGAGCTGAACCTTTTCTTCAAGTTGTTTGAGATGAAACGCTTGAGCCTCCCGTGAGAGGCGAACACTCATGAGTTCTGCTTCGCGTCGACGAACTGTGGCTTCCGCCACTTCAGCTGCAAGCGTGGCAACCGCGAGTTTTTGATTTAGCGGAATTCTCTTAGCATCTGCGTCGCTCTCATCCAAAGAGTCCTTGGCAGTTCGGCGAGTACTCTCAAGTTCTTTGAATTCATTGCGAGCATTCTCCAGCTCTTGGAGCGCTGCCTTTTCGCGATCTTTGAGTCGCTTTAGCCGATTCTTCGCCTCATCGAGTTGGTCGCGAGTTTCGTCCAAGAGAAGAAAGGAAGATGACTCTGATTCAGGCAGCCCTTGCAGCAGGAATTCGTCCAAATCGGAATGCATCTCGTCGCGCTTGGCGGCTGCTGATTCAGCGTCTGCTTCTGCCAAAGCAACTTGGCCAAGAGAAAGTTCTAATCGACCAAGCAATTCAACTTGCTGAAGGAGTGCGGACGCCGGCTCCTCATTGGCCTGCTTTGCTTTAGCAACCAACGATTCAGCACTTGCCAGACGCTTCTTAACTCCTTCGATCCACTCCGAAATAGGTCGAACCTGTTCTACTTTCGGTGGATCAGTGTTTTCCAAGATCTCAGTTGGACCGGGAAGCTGCGCGGTCACAGTCTCTGGATGAAAAGTAGTTTCGATCCAGGTTAGAGCGACGAGCAACAGCAGTAGGCGTCTGCCGGTGGATTGCTGAAACAGGTTCGTTGGATGAAATGTCATTGAGAATTCGGTTTTTATTACCTAGCAAGGTGGTTGCTTTTCCGACAAGATAGGCCACCACTCTTATGGCTCAAACAGCAACTTTGCTGCATTGGGACGGCTTAGTCCTCTTGTCGATGTCCCCTCATGACCTAGTTCATCTACACAAAGTCTCTAAACCAGAGTAAGTCACGAGAAACAGCCAGGTTTGCTGATCTATGCGGTAGAGGGCAGATCATAGAGATCACATCGATAATGCCATCGTTTTCCACAAAGAATGTCTCACAACGGCGGTTTCTATCGAGGGATTTGGCCTTCGGGAATTGCTAGCGGTCCAGTACAATCCGCCCCTCTTGGGTGCCGCCACAATGTGCATCCGCACCCTCATTCAGTGGCTCGCCCTGGCGCGATAGTTTATGCGGCACAGCTCAATATTCTTGGGACTTATAACAGCCGGAGTTGCCCTAACCGGTTGCATGCTGGTGCGACCCGCTCAGCACTGGGAGCCTTTTCCTTACGAAACTTTTCACAGTCAATTGGTCATCCATAGCGATGCCCCGCTCTCAGGCAAACAACGCCTACTTGATGAATTGGCAGAGCAGCGCGGACTAATCAATTCCAAATTGAGTCTCGTCCCCACAGAGACTCCGATTCATGTATATCTCTATGGTGATGAATCTGATTACACGGCTTTCATGAATCTGCGCTTTCCAGAAATGGCATCACGAAGAGCAATTTTTGTCGGCACGGATCAGAAACTTTCCGTCTATGCCTATTGGGGCGACCATGTAGCCGAGGACTTACGACACGAAGTCTCTCATGGCTATTTGCACGCCGCTGTTCCGACGCTGCCCTTGTGGCTTGATGAGGGATTGGCCGAGTACTTTGAAGTGGGGGAAGGTCGTCGAGGATACAACATAACTCACGTCCAGCTTCTCGCCGCTCAGGCACAATCTAACAACTGGTTACCAGAACTGACGCGGCTCGAAGCACTCGACTCTGCCGCCGACATGACTCAGCAGGACTACGCTGAGTCCTGGGCCTGGGTACACTATTTGCTTGAGTCGGATGAACGGGCTGAAGTACTCACGAGCTATCTCCATGATCTCGCCGATGGGAATCCCACCGAGCCACTCAGCACGCGCATAGGTCGCCGACTCATCGTGCCGCAGAGCGCATTGGCGGAGCATGTGCTAACATTGCGCTAGAGAGTGATACTAATCTTTTGCTCAACGTAGAGAGCGTTGGTTAAGGCCATCAACTATGGGGGCATATAAGAACTCTACCAAGAACCAATTCTGTCCCAAAGCTTGAAAACGAAAAGGCTCATATCTACCTTCCAAGCCACTGTAATAGGCAAGAGGCTCAGTTTCCTGCGGCAACCTAGCCAATGTGGCTCCTTCGTTATTGCCTGTAAGTTGGAAATAGAGATCATTCTCAGTTCCACGTTCGATGGAGGAAACGTGGAGCGGATTGGATCTTTTTAACATCATCAGGGTGCGTGGCTTGCCAATAGGGTAAGCGTTGAACGGGCCGACATCTGGGAGAACTCCATCCTGGTTGGGCCAGTTCTTGAGCAGCGATTGGGCGACCTTTTCCATCGCAGGCAAGCTTGGAGCTACCCTCAGCGCTTGCGCGC contains:
- a CDS encoding mechanosensitive ion channel domain-containing protein, which gives rise to MTFHPTNLFQQSTGRRLLLLLVALTWIETTFHPETVTAQLPGPTEILENTDPPKVEQVRPISEWIEGVKKRLASAESLVAKAKQANEEPASALLQQVELLGRLELSLGQVALAEADAESAAAKRDEMHSDLDEFLLQGLPESESSSFLLLDETRDQLDEAKNRLKRLKDREKAALQELENARNEFKELESTRRTAKDSLDESDADAKRIPLNQKLAVATLAAEVAEATVRRREAELMSVRLSREAQAFHLKQLEEKVQLLNDNARFDQVELNAQLAKLAEQANELKNSLAEMKGNDTRRKYLEEQWMSTQRQLDASTGDKSMLQEELHAYHLGRSNLDKREEILKTALDRLVDSQEIWKRRHQIISQRPAKSLLSEWEDDNEQALSQLRSEQRIAKGDLEDFRNQLLATKVKLDKAAENSPEANWYAQQATALQGMIQSQELNLDSIQSALQLNAKMQRQLSSDSLTENARQKLAEFWETVEGIWNTEITSSESGRVTVEKVVKALLLFFVGFVFARIISRWLGRHLLGRMDIDASGAATVQSLSFYLLLVLFSLLALNVVRVPLTAFTVLGGAVALGIGFGSQNIVNNFISGLILHAERPVKIGDLIQIGELYGNVEHIGARSTRIRTGDNLEIIVPNSKFLQDNVVNFTLSSDKMRTHVTVGVAYGSPVVEVAQLLKRAVVGTGRASKEPPPIVLFKNFGDNSLEFEVHFWIRMRTMMDRRQIESAVRYQVAQLFAEEGITVAFPQRDVHLNTNSPLVVQMADSDHNLTQGPDAL
- a CDS encoding DUF1570 domain-containing protein, coding for MRHSSIFLGLITAGVALTGCMLVRPAQHWEPFPYETFHSQLVIHSDAPLSGKQRLLDELAEQRGLINSKLSLVPTETPIHVYLYGDESDYTAFMNLRFPEMASRRAIFVGTDQKLSVYAYWGDHVAEDLRHEVSHGYLHAAVPTLPLWLDEGLAEYFEVGEGRRGYNITHVQLLAAQAQSNNWLPELTRLEALDSAADMTQQDYAESWAWVHYLLESDERAEVLTSYLHDLADGNPTEPLSTRIGRRLIVPQSALAEHVLTLR